The following proteins are encoded in a genomic region of Glycine soja cultivar W05 chromosome 17, ASM419377v2, whole genome shotgun sequence:
- the LOC114393976 gene encoding probable WRKY transcription factor 11, which produces MAVDLANIRMEENMAIQEAASAGLKSMEHLIRVLSSQIPSASSSSSNAHHHRLNLNHLDCAEITDFTVSKFKQVINLLNRTGHARFRRAPSHPSPSISPSQTQLQPQPQPPQTLTLDFAKPVMVKSNPNPNPSSTDLSVSQYSKTKDTTTFSISPPMSTTTSSFLSSITADGSVSDGKIGPAILAAGKPPLSSSHRKRCHDATLSAGKASSSAHCHCSKRRKSRVKRMIRVPAISSKIADIPADEYSWRKYGQKPIKGSPYPRGYYKCSSVRGCPARKHVERAQDDPNMLIVTYEGEHRHPQPRLPETSAGAAADFVSQPV; this is translated from the exons ATGGCAGTAGATCTGGCAAATATTAGGATGGAAGAGAATATGGCGATTCAAGAAGCAGCTTCCGCTGGGTTGAAGAGTATGGAGCATCTGATTCGCGTCCTTTCTTCTCAAATCCCTTCTgcttcgtcttcttcttctaaCGCACACCACCACCGTCTTAATCTCAACCACCTTGACTGCGCGGAAATCACCGACTTCACTGTCTCCAAGTTCAAACAAGTCATCAACTTGTTGAATCGCACCGGCCACGCTCGCTTTCGTCGCGCACCTTCTCATCCTTCTCCTTCAATTTCTCCCTCTCAAACTCAACTTCagccacaaccacaaccaccaCAGACGCTGACTCTTGATTTTGCAAAACCTGTTATGGTAAAGTCAAATCCCAACCCTAACCCTTCTTCTACCGATTTGTCGGTTTCTCAATATTCTAAGACCAAGGACACAACCACCTTTAGTATATCCCCTCCCATGTCCACCACCACTTCTTCCTTCCTGTCATCCATCACCGCCGACGGCAGCGTCTCTGACGGCAAGATCGGCCCCGCCATCCTCGCCGCCGGCAAGCCTCCTCTCTCCTCATCCCACCGGAAAAGGTGTCACGACGCCACTCTCTCCGCCGGAAAAGCCTCTTCCTCCGCTCACTGCCATTGCTCCAAGAGaag gaaATCTCGTGTGAAACGAATGATACGTGTGCCGGCGATAAGTTCGAAGATTGCCGATATCCCAGCGGACGAGTACTCGTGGAGAAAGTATGGTCAAAAACCAATCAAGGGATCACCTTACCCACG AGGGTATTATAAGTGCAGTAGCGTGAGAGGGTGTCCGGCGAGGAAGCACGTGGAGCGAGCCCAGGATGACCCCAACATGCTCATCGTTACCTACGAGGGAGAGCACCGTCATCCGCAACCGCGTCTGCCGGAAACTTCTGCCGGCGCCGCCGCGGATTTTGTCTCTCAGCCTGTTTAA
- the LOC114392487 gene encoding auxin efflux carrier component 2-like: MITGKDIYDVFAAIVPLYVAMILAYGSVRWWKIFTPDQCSGINRFVAVFAVPLLSFHFISSNDPYAMNYHFIAADCLQKVVILGALFLWNTFTKHGSLDWTITLFSLSTLPNTLVMGIPLLKAMYGDFSGSLMVQIVVLQSVIWYTLMLFMFEYRGAKLLITEQFPETAGSITSFRVDSDVVSLNGREPLQTDAEIGEDGKLHVVVKRSAASSMISSFNKSHLTSMTPRASNLTGVEIYSVQSSREPTPRASSFNQTDFYAMFASKAPSPKHGYTNSFQSNNGGIGDVYSLQSSKGATPRTSNFEEEMLKMHKKRGGRSMSGELFNGGLVSSNYPPPNPMFSGSTSAAGGPKKKDSSGGGGAVAPNKELHMFVWSSSASPVSEGNLRHAVNRAASTDFGTVDPSKAVPHETVASKAVHELIENMSPGRRGSGEREPEMDEGAKIPASGSPYTCQKKVDMEDGNANKNQQMPPASVMTRLILIMVWRKLIRNPNTYSSLLGLTWSLISFRWHIEMPTIVKGSISILSDAGLGMAMFSLGLFMALQPKIIACGKSVAAFSMAVRFLTGPAVIAATSIGIGLRGVLLHVAIVQAALPQGIVPFVFAKEYNLHADILSTAVIFGMLIALPITILYYVLLGV, encoded by the exons ATGATCACTGGTAAGGATATTTATGATGTTTTCGCGGCTATTGTGCCCCTCTACGTTGCTATGATATTAGCATACGGCTCAGTTCGGTGGTGGAAAATTTTCACACCTGATCAATGTTCTGGCATAAACCGCTTCGTTGCTGTGTTCGCagttccacttctttctttccacTTCATCTCCTCCAATGACCCTTATGCTATGAACTACCACTTCATAGCAGCTGATTGTCTTCAAAAAGTTGTCATTTTGGGTGCTCTCTTTCTATGGAACACCTTCACAAAACATGGTAGCCTAGACTGGACAATCACCCTCTTCTCACTTTCAACCCTTCCAAACACACTTGTCATGGGGATCCCTCTATTGAAGGCCATGTATGGAGACTTCTCAGGGAGCCTCATGGTCCAAATTGTGGTGTTGCAAAGTGTGATATGGTATACCCTCATGCTGTTCATGTTTGAATATAGAGGTGCAAAACTCCTCATCACAGAACAGTTCCCTGAGACTGCAGGCTCCATAACTTCCTTCAGGGTTGACTCAGATGTTGTCTCACTCAATGGTAGAGAGCCACTTCAAACAGATGCTGAGATAGGAGAAGATGGAAAACTTCATGTGGTTGTTAAAAGATCAGCAGCTTCTTCCATGATATCTTCATTCAACAAGTCTCATTTAACTTCCATGACACCAAGAGCATCTAACCTCACTGGGGTTGAGATCTATTCTGTTCAGTCATCAAGAGAACCAACCCCAAGAGCTTCGAGTTTCAACCAAACGGATTTCTATGCCATGTTCGCAAGCAAGGCACCGAGTCCAAAACATGGCTACACAAACAGTTTCCAGAGTAATAATGGTGGTATTGGTGACGTTTACTCGTTGCAGTCTTCAAAAGGGGCAACGCCAAGGACTTCTAATTTTGAAGAGGAGATGTTGAAGATGCACAAGAAGAGAGGAGGGAGGAGCATGAGTGGCGAGTTGTTTAATGGGGGTTTGGTTTCTTCTAATTACCCGCCACCGAATCCAATGTTTTCAGGGTCTACGAGTGCTGCTGGTGGCCCCAAGAAGAAAGATAGCAGTGGTGGCGGTGGTGCTGTAGCACCTAACAAGGAGTTACACATGTTTGTTTGGAGTTCAAGTGCATCACCTGTTTCTGAGGGGAATTTGAGGCATGCAGTTAATAGAGCTGCCTCTACTGACTTTGGAACTGTCGATCCTTCTAAGGCTGTTCCACACGAAACTGTTGCCTCAAAAG CTGTTCACGAATTGATTGAGAACATGAGCCCTGGTCGTAGAGGGAGTGGAGAGAGGGAGCCTGAAATGGATGAAGGAGCCAAAATTCCCGCAAGTGGATCTCCATACACTTGCCAGAAGAAGGTGGACATGGAAGATGGCAATGCAAACAAAAACCAACAGATGCCACCTGCAAGTGTCATGACAAGACTTATTCTCATCATGGTTTGGAGGAAACTCATAAGAAATCCTAATACTTACTCCAGTCTTTTGGGACTCACATGGTCTCTCATATCATTTAG GTGGCACATTGAAATGCCAACTATTGTAAAAGGTTCCATCTCAATACTGTCTGATGCTGGTCTAGGAATGGCCATGTTCAGTCTAG GTCTATTCATGGCATTACAACCGAAGATCATTGCCTGTGGAAAATCTGTGGCAGCATTTTCAATGGCTGTTAGGTTCTTGACAGGTCCAGCTGTGATTGCTGCAACCTCAATAGGCATCGGACTCCGTGGAGTTCTTTTGCATGTTGCAATTGTCCAG GCTGCTCTTCCCCAAGGTATCGTTCCCTTTGTGTTTGCCAAAGAATACAATCTCCATGCAGATATACTTAGCACtgc GGTTATATTTGGGATGCTAATTGCATTGCCCATAACCATACTCTACTACGTGCTGCTTGGAGTTTAA